In Streptomyces sp. NBC_00704, a genomic segment contains:
- a CDS encoding HAD family hydrolase, whose amino-acid sequence MPVLVASDLDRTLIYSAAALALTMPDARAPRLLCVEVHEARPLSFMTETAAQLLTDLGDTAVFVPTTTRTRKQYQRINLPGPPPKYAICANGGHLLVDGATDQDWHASVLARLAAECAPLAEVQDHLTRTADPLWLRKQRIAEDLFAYLVVERELLPEEWVKELGAWAENRGWTVSLQGRKIYAVPGPLTKSAAVHEVVRRAGAELTLAAGDSLLDADLLLAADRGWRPGHGELADAAWTAPQITALPERGVLAGERILREFLKGSRLG is encoded by the coding sequence ATGCCGGTTCTGGTGGCGAGCGACCTCGACCGGACGCTCATCTACTCGGCGGCCGCCCTGGCGCTGACCATGCCGGACGCCCGCGCGCCGCGGCTGCTGTGCGTGGAGGTGCACGAGGCGAGGCCGCTGTCGTTCATGACGGAGACGGCCGCGCAGCTGCTGACCGACCTCGGCGACACGGCCGTCTTCGTCCCGACGACCACCCGCACGCGCAAGCAGTACCAGCGCATCAACCTGCCGGGCCCGCCGCCGAAGTACGCGATCTGCGCCAACGGCGGCCATCTCCTCGTGGACGGGGCGACCGACCAGGACTGGCACGCGTCGGTGCTGGCGCGGCTGGCCGCCGAGTGCGCGCCGCTCGCCGAGGTGCAGGACCACCTGACGAGGACCGCCGACCCGCTCTGGCTGCGCAAGCAGCGGATCGCCGAGGACCTCTTCGCGTACCTGGTGGTGGAGCGCGAGCTGCTGCCCGAGGAGTGGGTGAAGGAGCTGGGGGCCTGGGCGGAGAACCGCGGCTGGACGGTGTCCTTGCAGGGCCGCAAGATCTACGCGGTGCCGGGGCCGCTGACCAAGAGCGCGGCCGTGCACGAGGTGGTCCGCCGCGCCGGCGCGGAACTGACGCTGGCGGCCGGCGACTCGCTGCTCGACGCCGACCTGCTGCTGGCCGCCGACCGGGGCTGGCGTCCGGGGCACGGCGAGCTGGCCGACGCCGCCTGGACGGCCCCGCAGATCACCGCCCTGCCCGAGCGGGGCGTCCTGGCCGGCGAGCGCATCCTGCGCGAGTTCCTCAAGGGATCACGGCTCGGCTAG
- a CDS encoding phosphoribosyltransferase: protein MNNAVNNGPGDAIWSGTWVAERLGVELVGDDTLTDLLGLALRRNPKRAHLLVSHVLGKHIPQSPSVVHGHGFALGRRVRDLLGDREAARAVVLGYAETATGLGHCVADGLGSAPYLHSTRRPVAGVVTAGGFEESHSHATSHLLLPEDPALLVGDGPLVLVDDEFSTGNTVLNTIRALHERYPRRRYVVVALVDMRSADDAGRLAAFAREIGARVDLIATASGTARLPEDVLEKGRELVARYEGDAGGDRPSAGERGAGAGSGPSGARGAADAGSGRAAEPAPADPHPETGRTRHARPATPPGHVTRVDLRWPRGLPDGGRHGFTPRHRTRLETALPAMAARLAEAIPQDASRVLVLGFEELMYAPLRLARQLEESVPAEVRYSTTTRSPVLAVDDPGYAIRSRIVFPAHDDPADGPGERYAYNVAGNGFDAVVAVVDSVADTPQLHAPDGLLARLAAHTPHVVLAVVPSYVPEPLYAAAPSEERPAMLPEPLRGPAFSSYAPEEVGWLLQDLSDVTLEAPTEEREEAIQAGGAHYAESLPVEYQPSEQYQQLFHAALETSAPRIARAVGVVTDTVIAERSPRPVLVSLARAGTPVGVLMRRWARFRHGLDLPHYAVSIVRGRGIDANALRWLAAHHDPRDVVFVDGWTGKGAITRELAAAVEEFEAGGGAAGFDPEIAVLADPGSCVRTYGTRDDFLIPSACLNSTVSGLVSRTVLRADLVGPDDFHGAKFYRELAGADVSADFLDAVAARFPEVADAVDGAVKELLAGDRTPSWEGWAAVERISEEYGIHDVNLVKPGVGETTRVLLRRVPWKILARAGAGPDLDHVRLLAEQRGVPVEEVGDLPYTCVGLIHPRFTRGATGADGRAVTV from the coding sequence ATGAACAACGCAGTGAACAACGGGCCCGGCGACGCGATCTGGTCCGGGACCTGGGTCGCGGAGCGGCTCGGCGTCGAGCTCGTCGGCGACGACACGCTGACCGACCTGCTGGGGCTGGCGCTGCGCCGCAACCCCAAGCGGGCGCATCTGCTGGTCTCCCACGTGCTGGGCAAGCACATCCCGCAGTCCCCGTCCGTCGTGCACGGACACGGCTTCGCGCTCGGCCGCCGGGTCCGCGACCTCCTCGGCGACCGGGAGGCGGCCCGCGCGGTCGTCCTCGGCTACGCGGAGACCGCCACCGGCCTCGGCCACTGCGTCGCCGACGGTCTCGGCTCCGCCCCCTACCTGCACTCCACCCGCCGTCCCGTCGCGGGCGTCGTCACGGCGGGCGGCTTCGAGGAGTCCCACTCCCACGCCACCTCACACCTGCTGCTCCCCGAGGACCCCGCGCTGCTGGTCGGGGACGGCCCGCTGGTCCTCGTCGACGACGAGTTCTCCACCGGCAACACGGTCCTGAACACGATCCGGGCCCTGCACGAGCGCTATCCGCGCCGGCGCTACGTCGTCGTCGCCCTCGTCGACATGCGCTCGGCGGACGACGCGGGCCGGCTCGCCGCGTTCGCCCGCGAGATCGGCGCCCGGGTGGACCTGATCGCCACCGCCTCCGGCACCGCCCGCCTGCCCGAGGACGTGCTGGAGAAGGGCCGGGAACTGGTCGCCCGGTACGAGGGCGACGCGGGCGGTGACCGGCCGTCCGCGGGGGAGCGGGGCGCCGGCGCCGGGTCCGGCCCCTCCGGGGCGCGCGGCGCCGCCGACGCCGGGTCCGGCCGTGCGGCGGAGCCCGCCCCGGCGGACCCGCACCCGGAGACCGGCCGCACCCGGCACGCCCGGCCCGCGACGCCTCCCGGCCACGTCACCCGCGTCGACCTGCGCTGGCCCCGCGGCCTTCCCGACGGCGGCCGGCACGGCTTCACCCCGCGCCACCGCACCCGCCTGGAGACCGCCCTGCCCGCGATGGCCGCGAGGCTCGCCGAGGCGATACCGCAGGACGCCTCCCGCGTCCTCGTCCTGGGCTTCGAGGAGCTGATGTACGCCCCCCTGCGCCTCGCCCGGCAACTGGAGGAGAGCGTCCCCGCCGAGGTCCGCTACTCGACCACCACCCGCTCGCCCGTGCTCGCGGTCGACGACCCCGGCTACGCGATACGCAGCCGCATCGTCTTCCCGGCCCACGACGACCCGGCCGACGGCCCCGGCGAGCGCTACGCCTACAACGTCGCGGGCAACGGCTTCGACGCCGTCGTCGCCGTCGTGGACTCCGTGGCCGACACCCCGCAGCTGCACGCCCCCGACGGCCTCCTGGCCCGGCTCGCCGCGCACACGCCGCACGTCGTCCTCGCGGTCGTCCCCTCGTACGTCCCCGAGCCGCTGTACGCAGCCGCCCCGTCTGAAGAGAGACCCGCCATGCTGCCCGAGCCCCTCCGCGGCCCCGCCTTCTCCTCGTACGCGCCCGAGGAGGTCGGCTGGCTGCTTCAGGACCTCTCGGACGTCACGCTGGAGGCGCCGACCGAGGAGCGCGAGGAGGCCATCCAGGCCGGCGGCGCACACTACGCCGAGTCGCTGCCCGTCGAGTACCAGCCCAGCGAGCAGTACCAGCAGCTCTTCCACGCCGCCCTGGAGACCTCGGCGCCGCGGATCGCGCGGGCCGTGGGCGTCGTCACGGACACCGTGATCGCCGAGCGGTCGCCCCGGCCCGTCCTGGTCTCGCTGGCCCGGGCCGGCACCCCCGTCGGCGTGCTGATGCGCCGCTGGGCGCGGTTCCGGCACGGACTCGACCTGCCGCACTACGCCGTGTCGATCGTGCGCGGCCGGGGCATCGACGCCAACGCGCTGCGCTGGCTGGCCGCGCACCACGACCCGCGGGACGTCGTCTTCGTGGACGGCTGGACCGGCAAGGGCGCGATCACCCGGGAACTGGCCGCGGCGGTCGAGGAGTTCGAGGCGGGCGGCGGAGCGGCCGGTTTCGACCCGGAGATCGCGGTGCTGGCCGACCCCGGCTCGTGCGTGCGGACCTACGGCACCCGCGACGACTTCCTCATCCCCTCCGCGTGCCTCAACTCGACCGTGTCGGGGCTCGTCTCGCGGACCGTGCTGCGGGCCGACCTGGTCGGACCCGACGACTTCCACGGCGCGAAGTTCTACCGCGAGCTGGCCGGCGCGGACGTCTCGGCGGACTTCCTGGACGCCGTCGCCGCCCGCTTCCCGGAGGTCGCCGACGCCGTCGACGGCGCGGTGAAGGAGCTGCTGGCCGGCGACCGCACGCCGAGCTGGGAGGGCTGGGCGGCGGTCGAGCGGATCAGCGAGGAGTACGGCATCCACGACGTGAACCTGGTCAAGCCGGGCGTCGGCGAGACCACCCGGGTGCTGCTGCGCCGCGTGCCGTGGAAGATCCTGGCGCGGGCCGGGGCGGGCCCCGACCTGGACCATGTGCGCCTGCTCGCGGAGCAGCGGGGCGTGCCGGTCGAGGAGGTCGGCGACCTGCCGTACACCTGCGTCGGCCTCATCCACCCGCGGTTCACCCGCGGCGCGACCGGCGCCGACGGCCGGGCGGTGACGGTCTGA
- a CDS encoding FmdB family zinc ribbon protein, whose translation MPRYEYRCRTCGDTFELSRPMAQSADPAACPAGHDDTVKLLSTVAVGGSRSAAAPAPAPGAGGGGGGGCCGGGCCG comes from the coding sequence ATGCCTCGCTATGAGTACCGCTGCCGGACCTGCGGCGACACCTTCGAACTGAGCCGTCCCATGGCGCAGTCCGCCGATCCCGCCGCCTGCCCCGCCGGACACGACGACACAGTGAAGCTTCTCTCAACGGTCGCGGTGGGCGGCTCCCGGTCCGCCGCCGCCCCCGCACCCGCGCCCGGCGCGGGCGGCGGAGGCGGGGGCGGCTGCTGCGGAGGCGGCTGCTGCGGCTGA
- a CDS encoding HpcH/HpaI aldolase/citrate lyase family protein, with amino-acid sequence MRHFGHLAPEVRHRLFHREPCVFDAGSPARLLSAALGATLYSPATRPRLADDIVKQTGRGVVSMVLCLEDSIGDEDVEAGEENLVRQFADLASRGADLPLLFIRVRTPEQIPDLVRRLGDTAALLSGFVFPKFTEERGIPFLEALAGAEAASGHRLFGMPVLETPELMYRESRVDALEGIARAVEKYRSRVLALRLGVTDFCSSYGLRRAPDMTAYDVQIVASVIADVVNMLGRADGTGFTVTGPVWEYFRVPERMFKPMLRHSPFLEGQAVELRERLIEHAMDGLLREISLDHANGLLGKTCIHPSHVPAVHALSVVSHEEYSDAADILRPERGGGGVLRSQYTNKMNEVKPHRAWAERTMLRAEVFGVAHEDVSFVDLLAAGIPG; translated from the coding sequence ATGCGTCATTTCGGGCACCTCGCCCCTGAGGTGCGGCATCGCCTCTTCCACCGGGAGCCGTGCGTCTTCGACGCCGGCTCCCCGGCCAGGCTGCTCTCCGCCGCCCTGGGCGCCACGCTCTACAGCCCGGCCACGCGGCCCCGGCTGGCGGACGACATCGTCAAGCAGACCGGGCGCGGCGTCGTGTCGATGGTGCTGTGCCTGGAGGACTCCATCGGCGACGAGGACGTCGAGGCCGGCGAGGAGAACCTCGTCCGGCAGTTCGCCGACCTCGCCTCCCGCGGCGCGGACCTGCCGCTGCTCTTCATCCGGGTGCGCACCCCCGAGCAGATCCCGGACCTCGTCCGGCGCCTGGGGGACACCGCCGCCCTTCTCAGCGGGTTCGTGTTCCCGAAGTTCACCGAGGAACGCGGCATCCCCTTCCTGGAGGCCCTGGCGGGCGCCGAGGCGGCGAGCGGGCACCGGCTGTTCGGCATGCCCGTGCTGGAGACGCCGGAGCTGATGTACCGCGAGTCGCGCGTGGACGCCCTCGAGGGCATCGCCCGCGCCGTCGAGAAGTACCGCAGCCGGGTCCTCGCCCTGCGCCTGGGCGTGACCGACTTCTGCTCCTCCTACGGGCTGCGCAGAGCGCCCGACATGACCGCCTACGACGTCCAGATCGTCGCTTCCGTGATCGCCGACGTCGTGAACATGCTGGGCCGCGCCGACGGCACCGGGTTCACCGTGACCGGGCCGGTCTGGGAGTACTTCCGGGTCCCCGAGCGCATGTTCAAGCCGATGCTGCGGCACAGCCCCTTCCTGGAGGGGCAGGCCGTCGAGCTGCGCGAGAGACTGATCGAGCACGCGATGGACGGGCTGCTGCGCGAGATCTCCCTCGACCACGCCAACGGTCTGCTCGGCAAGACCTGCATCCATCCCTCGCACGTGCCGGCCGTGCACGCGCTGTCCGTGGTCAGCCACGAGGAGTACAGCGACGCGGCGGACATCCTGCGGCCGGAACGCGGCGGCGGGGGTGTACTGCGGTCGCAGTACACGAACAAGATGAACGAGGTGAAACCGCACCGCGCCTGGGCCGAGCGCACCATGCTCCGCGCGGAGGTCTTCGGCGTCGCCCACGAGGACGTCAGCTTCGTCGACCTGCTCGCCGCCGGCATACCCGGCTGA
- a CDS encoding TerD family protein — translation MTHAMLKGSNVPLEATTVRAVLRWTPGQGVPDVDVSALLLGLDGRVRSDEDFVFYNQPRHPSGKVWRLGKKRVAEGLTDTIQTDLSGVESGVGQILLVASADGVTFDRVRSLSILLYDAAADGEPLATFDIRPETGEETALICGELYRRGEGWKFRALGEGYSNGLKGLATDFGISVDESEEAAADPTPAQSQSQAQQAPQTQQAPPTTAPAQPLPPERPAAAVPQQQPSYGYPASLPTYGYGYPDGAFRLPPQGPQFIGR, via the coding sequence ATGACGCACGCGATGCTGAAGGGGTCGAACGTCCCGCTGGAAGCCACCACGGTACGCGCCGTGCTGCGCTGGACCCCCGGGCAGGGGGTCCCGGACGTCGACGTCTCGGCGCTGCTCCTCGGGCTCGACGGCCGTGTGCGCTCCGACGAGGACTTCGTCTTCTACAACCAGCCCCGCCATCCGTCGGGGAAGGTGTGGCGACTCGGCAAGAAGCGCGTCGCCGAGGGCCTCACCGACACCATCCAGACGGATCTCTCCGGTGTCGAGTCCGGCGTCGGCCAGATCCTGCTGGTCGCTTCGGCGGACGGCGTCACGTTCGACCGCGTACGTTCCCTCAGCATCCTGCTGTACGACGCGGCGGCCGACGGCGAGCCGCTGGCCACCTTCGACATCCGGCCCGAGACGGGCGAGGAGACGGCCCTGATCTGCGGCGAGCTGTACCGGCGCGGCGAGGGCTGGAAGTTCCGCGCGCTGGGCGAGGGCTACTCCAACGGCCTCAAGGGCCTGGCCACCGACTTCGGGATCTCGGTGGACGAGTCGGAGGAGGCCGCCGCCGACCCGACGCCGGCCCAGTCCCAGTCCCAGGCCCAGCAGGCGCCGCAGACCCAGCAGGCGCCGCCGACCACCGCCCCGGCCCAGCCGCTGCCTCCGGAGCGCCCGGCCGCGGCCGTGCCCCAGCAGCAGCCGTCCTACGGCTATCCGGCGAGTCTGCCGACGTACGGCTACGGCTATCCGGACGGCGCCTTCCGCCTGCCGCCGCAGGGGCCGCAGTTCATCGGCCGGTGA
- a CDS encoding transglycosylase domain-containing protein, which yields MQLKVPASLKADETMQLRVSDIPVMPDISDEGADEKARSSKNRRKAPRLSLFVRVWAVLGPRLAPLVAALTPYVARVTPYARKLRPLYPRPGRTDWRRWIPSWRQCLGGVLASIGLSGMFLVVAYAATDIPDNLNTYATQQDNVYFWADGTPMARTGWVQRQAMPLKDIPEDVRWAVLAAENASFYSDPGISFKGISRALFRTLGQGDTQGGSTITQQYVKNVYLNQNQTVSRKFTEAMIALKLDNQMSKDDILEGYLNTSWFGRGTYGIQRAAQAYYGKDVSELNASEAAFLASLLKGAGLYDPTLGPANRARAVERWSWTLDRMVDIGKLSKAERAKYTKFPEPLKSNPLYDTGQQSDYLVELASQYAKKAGHISDKDYDLGGYQIYTTFDKNREAHLTAAVTKARKKALRDDPKNAEDAHFGASSVASDGRILAVYGGPDHRTQGFNESNATTVPAGSAFQPFVYAAGLEHGVHKTRDGDTETVTGQTLYNGDNLVPVTTPEGPYWDRSGRKAAAKNDGGKSYGRISLHRALALSVNTPFMQLGMDTGLDVVRSTAERSGLLPSSFGAQVPALSTGSATPSAIRMASGYSTFAAGGKHTEPYSVRLITKNGTKLVLETPAASRAFGADAAEEVNSALADSFRTAHPDDVPAAQAQSGRTGSLGQVTGKAGTTQNDTAAWYVGTAKTVSTAVVVYRIDLGKSLEPLPLKGIAGTTDDNVPYGIWSGAMSPLG from the coding sequence ATGCAGTTGAAGGTCCCCGCCTCTTTGAAGGCGGACGAGACCATGCAACTGCGGGTATCGGATATTCCGGTGATGCCGGACATATCTGATGAGGGCGCCGACGAGAAAGCGCGTTCCTCGAAGAACAGACGCAAAGCCCCTCGACTCTCCCTCTTTGTCCGCGTATGGGCCGTTCTGGGTCCTCGACTGGCCCCGCTCGTCGCCGCTCTGACGCCGTATGTGGCTCGTGTCACGCCGTACGCCCGCAAACTGCGCCCGCTGTACCCGCGCCCCGGCCGCACCGACTGGCGGCGCTGGATACCCTCCTGGCGCCAGTGCCTCGGCGGCGTCCTCGCGTCCATAGGACTCAGCGGCATGTTCCTCGTCGTGGCCTACGCGGCCACCGACATCCCGGACAACCTCAACACGTACGCCACCCAGCAGGACAACGTGTACTTCTGGGCCGACGGCACACCGATGGCCCGCACCGGCTGGGTCCAGCGCCAGGCCATGCCGCTGAAGGACATCCCCGAGGACGTCCGCTGGGCGGTGCTCGCCGCCGAGAACGCCAGCTTCTACAGCGACCCCGGCATCTCCTTCAAGGGCATCAGCCGCGCCCTGTTCCGCACGCTCGGCCAGGGCGACACCCAGGGCGGCTCGACGATCACCCAGCAGTACGTCAAGAACGTCTACCTCAACCAGAACCAGACGGTGAGCCGCAAGTTCACCGAGGCGATGATCGCCCTCAAGCTCGACAACCAGATGAGCAAGGACGACATCCTCGAGGGCTACCTCAACACCAGCTGGTTCGGCCGCGGCACCTACGGCATCCAGCGCGCCGCCCAGGCCTACTACGGCAAGGACGTCAGCGAGCTGAACGCCAGCGAGGCCGCCTTCCTCGCCTCCCTGCTCAAGGGCGCCGGCCTCTACGACCCCACCCTCGGCCCCGCCAACCGCGCCCGGGCCGTCGAACGCTGGTCGTGGACCCTGGACCGGATGGTCGACATCGGCAAGCTGTCCAAGGCCGAGCGCGCCAAGTACACCAAGTTCCCCGAGCCGCTCAAGTCCAACCCGCTGTACGACACCGGCCAGCAGAGCGACTACCTGGTGGAGCTGGCCTCCCAGTACGCCAAGAAGGCCGGGCACATCTCCGACAAGGACTACGACCTCGGCGGCTACCAGATCTACACGACGTTCGACAAGAACCGTGAGGCCCATCTCACCGCCGCCGTCACCAAGGCCCGCAAGAAGGCCCTGAGGGACGACCCGAAGAACGCCGAGGACGCCCACTTCGGCGCCTCCTCGGTGGCCTCCGACGGACGGATCCTCGCCGTCTACGGCGGCCCCGACCACCGCACGCAGGGCTTCAACGAGTCCAACGCCACCACCGTCCCCGCCGGCTCGGCGTTCCAGCCGTTCGTCTACGCGGCCGGCCTGGAGCACGGCGTCCACAAGACCCGCGACGGCGACACCGAGACCGTCACCGGGCAGACGCTCTACAACGGCGACAACCTGGTGCCCGTCACCACGCCCGAAGGGCCGTACTGGGACCGCAGCGGCCGCAAGGCGGCCGCCAAGAACGACGGCGGCAAGTCGTACGGGCGGATCTCCCTGCACCGCGCGCTGGCACTCTCCGTCAACACGCCGTTCATGCAGCTCGGCATGGACACCGGCCTCGACGTGGTGCGCTCCACCGCGGAGCGCTCCGGGCTGCTGCCGTCCAGCTTCGGCGCCCAGGTGCCCGCCCTGTCCACGGGCAGCGCCACGCCCAGCGCGATCCGCATGGCGAGCGGCTACTCCACCTTCGCGGCGGGCGGCAAGCACACCGAGCCCTACTCGGTGCGCCTGATCACCAAGAACGGCACGAAGCTCGTCCTGGAGACGCCCGCCGCGAGCCGGGCGTTCGGCGCCGACGCGGCCGAGGAGGTCAACTCCGCCCTCGCGGACTCCTTCCGCACCGCCCACCCGGACGACGTGCCCGCCGCGCAGGCGCAGTCCGGCCGCACCGGGTCGCTCGGCCAGGTCACCGGCAAGGCGGGCACCACCCAGAACGACACCGCCGCCTGGTACGTCGGCACCGCCAAGACCGTCTCCACGGCGGTCGTCGTCTACCGCATCGACCTCGGAAAGAGTCTCGAACCGCTTCCCCTGAAGGGCATCGCCGGCACGACCGACGACAACGTTCCGTACGGCATCTGGTCAGGTGCCATGAGCCCGCTCGGCTGA
- a CDS encoding TerD family protein produces the protein MGFFDGILGSRAADFDSGSAATNAIELTKRHHTVSLTKQGAATGNLRVNLAWRMRTSDIGGPQRESLLRHPLKALRPPEVVGHSQSMVNVDLDLGCLYELADGTKGVVQPLGGLLGDVNAPPYVKLSGDDRFGSASGETMYVNLDHREQIKRLLVFVYIYDQTPAFDRTHAIVTLYPSNGPRIEIGLDERHPQARSCAVVMIENVKEELIVRREVRFVYGFQAELDRLYGWGLQWGRGYKAKADR, from the coding sequence ATGGGCTTCTTCGACGGGATCCTGGGCAGCAGGGCGGCCGACTTCGACTCGGGCAGCGCGGCCACCAACGCGATAGAGCTGACCAAACGGCATCACACGGTGTCCCTCACCAAACAGGGCGCCGCCACCGGCAACCTGCGGGTGAACCTGGCCTGGCGGATGCGCACCTCCGACATCGGCGGGCCGCAGCGCGAGAGCCTGCTGCGCCATCCGCTCAAGGCGCTGCGGCCCCCGGAGGTCGTCGGGCACAGCCAGAGCATGGTCAACGTCGACCTCGACCTCGGCTGCCTGTACGAGCTGGCCGACGGCACCAAGGGCGTCGTCCAGCCGCTGGGCGGCCTGCTGGGGGACGTCAACGCGCCGCCGTACGTGAAGCTGAGCGGCGACGACCGGTTCGGGTCGGCGTCCGGCGAGACGATGTACGTCAACCTCGACCACCGCGAGCAGATCAAGCGCCTCCTCGTCTTCGTCTACATCTACGACCAGACGCCGGCCTTCGACCGCACGCACGCGATCGTCACCCTCTACCCGAGCAACGGGCCGCGCATCGAGATCGGCCTCGACGAGCGGCATCCGCAGGCCCGCTCGTGCGCGGTGGTGATGATCGAGAACGTCAAGGAGGAGCTGATCGTGCGACGCGAGGTGCGCTTCGTCTACGGCTTCCAGGCCGAGCTGGACCGGCTCTACGGCTGGGGGCTCCAGTGGGGGCGGGGCTACAAGGCGAAGGCCGACAGGTGA